A single Muntiacus reevesi chromosome 9, mMunRee1.1, whole genome shotgun sequence DNA region contains:
- the LOC136174015 gene encoding olfactory receptor 4P4-like has protein sequence MESQRNISEFIFLGLSYNQNIQIFCFVFFLFCYIAILVGNLLILVSIRCRPHFHQPMYYFLSHLSSMNVCYTSCVTPKLISDLLLGRKTTSYGNCMLQVFTMRFFGIIEVFVLTVMAFDRCAAICKPLHYTIIMNRTRCNLLIVAAWAGGAVRAFSQFSMRVSLPFCGPNEIDHYYCDIFPLLKVACTDTYITGVLVVANSGMVALVTFVLLFGSYVIILFNLRNHSAEGRRKVLSTCGSHITVVTLFFGPSIFAYLRPPTTFPENKIFSLFYTIIAPMFNPLIYTLRNTEMKKAMRRVWYQKMFSDEKHN, from the coding sequence ATGGAAAGTCAGAGGAACatctcagaatttatttttttgggacTTTCCTATAACcaaaacatacaaatattttgctttgtgttCTTCTTATTTTGTTACATTGCCATCTTGGTGGGAAACCTTCTGATTCTTGTCTCCATCCGATGTAGGCCTCATTTTCACCAACCAATGTACTACTTCCTCAGCCACTTATCCTCCATGAACGTCTGCTATACCTCTTGTGTGACACCCAAACTGATCAGTGAcctgctcctgggaaggaaaacCACCTCTTACGGCAACTGCATGCTGCAGGTCTTCACCATGCGCTTTTTTGGCATCATCGAGGTCTTCGTCCTTACAGTCATGGCCTTTGACCGCTGTgctgccatctgcaagcctctccACTACACAATTATCATGAACAGGACAAGGTGCAACCTCCTCATCGTGGCTGCTTGGGCTGGTGGGGCCGTCCGTGccttttctcagttttctatGAGAGTCAGtttgcccttctgtggccccaatgaaaTTGATCACTACTATTGTgacatttttcctttgttgaaaGTTGCCTGTACTGATACCTACATCACTGGTGTCCTTGTGGTTGCCAATTCAGGAATGGTTGCCTTAGTAacctttgttcttttgtttgggtCCTATGTCATTATATTATTCAACTTAAGAAACCACTCAGCTGAAGGAAGGCGCAAAGTCCTCTCTACCTGTGGGTCTCACATCACTGTGGTTACCTTATTTTTTGGCCCTTCAATCTTTGCCTACCTCAGACCCCCTACCACTTTCCCtgagaacaaaatattttctctcttttataccaTCATTGCTCCTATGTTCAATCCCTTAATCTACACTCTGAGAAACACAGAGATGAAAAAGGCCATGAGAAGGGTTTGGTACCAAAAGATGTTTTCAGACGAGAAGCATAATTAA
- the LOC136174475 gene encoding olfactory receptor 4P4-like has product MKYTNNITEFILLGLSQNMKIKHVCFLLFLFCYIAIWMGNLLIMISITCSQLNDQPMSFFLNYLALSDLCYTSTVTPKLVTDLLAERSTISYTACMVQLFAMHFFGGIAICVLTVMAYDRYVAICRPLHYAVVMSRPRRFAMVSACYAGAFLHSLVQGLLTINLPFCGPNEIDHYFCDVYPLLTLACTDTYRVGILVVASAGMMGLVIFVVVMLSYILILYTIKAYPTESRHKALSTCSSHITVVVLFFVPVLFIYIRPATTFPEDKVFALFYTIIAPMFNPLIYTLRNAEMKNALRKVWCQKLFLIARQSI; this is encoded by the coding sequence ATGAAATATACCAATAACATCACTGAATTCATTCTCTTGGGACTTTCCCAGAACATGAAAATCAAACATGTGTGCTTCCTACTCTTCTTATTTTGTTACATAGCTATTTGGATGGGAAACTTGCTCATCATGATTTCTATCACATGCAGTCAGCTAAATGATCAACCCATGTCTTTCTTCCTTAATTATCTTGCTCTGTCAGATCTGTGTTATACGTCAACAGTGACACCCAAGTTAGTCACCGACTTGCTGGCAGAACGCAGCACAATTTCATACACTGCCTGCATGGTGCAGCTTTTTGCCATGCACTTCTTTGGGGGGATTGCAATCTGTGTCCTcaccgtgatggcctatgaccgctatgtggccatctgcaggcCCCTGCACTACGCCGTCGTCATGAGCAGGCCCAGACGCTTTGCCATGGTCAGTGCTTGTTATGCTGGGGCATTTCTGCACTCCCTTGTCCAGGGTCTCCTCACCATTAACTTGccgttctgtggccccaatgaaaTAGACCACTATTTCTGTGACGTGTATCCTTTGCTGACACTGGCCTGCACAGACACCTACAGAGTTGGGATCCTAGTGGTGGCCAGTGCAGGCATGATGGGGTTGGTGATCTTTGTGGTCGTGATGCTGTCCTACATTTTGATATTATACACCATCAAGGCTTACCCTACAGAAAGCCGGCACAAAGCTCTTTCCACCTGTAGTTCCCACATCACAGTTGTGGTTCTGTTCTTCGTGCCTGTTCTCTTCATTTACATTAGACCGGCCACAACGTTTCCAGAAGACAAGGTGTTTGCTCTCTTCTATACCATCATCGCTCCCATGTTCAACCCTCTGATTTACACTCTCAGAAATGCAGAGATGAAGAATGCCTTGAGGAAGGTGTGGTGCCAGAAACTATTTTTGATTGCAAGGCAAAGCATCTGA
- the LOC136174474 gene encoding olfactory receptor 4P4-like gives MENRNNVTVFILLGLSQNKKIEIFCFVLFLFCYIAIWMANLLIMISIVCSPLIDQPMYFFLNYLSLSDLCYTSTVTPKLMTDLLAERTTISYSNCMTQLFILHFLGAIEIFILTGMAYDRYVAICKPLHYTVIMSRPKCNTIIIACCTGGLIHSASQFLLTIFLPFCGPNEIDHYFCDVYPLLKLACMDTYRIGLLVVVNSGLIALVTFVILMASYFLILHTVRDYPAESRTKALSTCSSHITVVVLFFVPVLFIYIRPAETFPEDKVFALFYTIIAPMFNPLIYTLRNLEMKNAVKKVWYHQFLKKGQ, from the coding sequence atggaaaatagaaataatgtcaCTGTGTTTATTCTCTTGGGACTAtctcaaaataagaaaattgaaatcttctgctttgtcttatttttgttttgctacaTTGCTATTTGGATGGCAAATTTGCTCATAATGATTTCTATTGTATGCAGTCCTCTCATTGACCAACCTATGTATTTCTTCCTTAATTATCTCTCCCTCTCTGACCTTTGCTACACATCGACGGTGACACCCAAACTAATGACTGATTTATTGGCAGAAAGGACGACCATTTCTTATAGTAACTGCATGACACAACTTTTTATCCTTCACTTCCTTGGAGCCATCGAGATTTTTATCCTCACAggaatggcctatgaccgctatgtggccatctgcaaacctcTGCACTACACCGTCATCATGAGCAGACCAAAGTGTAACACAATCATCATCGCCTGCTGTACTGGGGGACTTATACACTCTGCCAGTCAGTTTCTCCTCACCATCTTTttacccttctgtggccccaatgagATTGATCACTACTTCTGTGATGTGTATCCTTTGCTGAAATTGGCTTGCATGGATACATACAGGATTGGTCTCCTGGTAGTTGTTAATTCAGGTCTGATTGCCTTGGTGACTTTTGTAATTTTGATGGCTTCTTATTTTCTGATATTACACACAGTCAGGGATTACCCTGCAGAGAGCCGCACCAAAGCTCTTTCCACTTGCAGTTCTCACATCACCGTTGTGGTCCTATTCTTCGTGCCTGTCCTCTTTATCTACATTCGACCAGCTGAAACTTTTCCGGAAGACAAAGTGTTTGCTCTTTTCTACACCATCATTGCCCCCATGTTCAACCCTCTGATCTATACATTGAGAAACTTGGAGATGAAGAATGCTGTGAAGAAAGTGTGGTATCATCAATTTCTTAAGAAAGGGCAGTAA